A portion of the Pseudarthrobacter defluvii genome contains these proteins:
- a CDS encoding methylenetetrahydrofolate reductase encodes MSPPSLIDAHPNLSEAAPVALSYELFPPRSPAAAETLWTTIRELETTEPDYVSVTYGASGSNRDTAVELINRLLLETTLRPLAHLTCVGNSPQELATIVGELLDTGVRGILALRGDLPKEASAPAAGSLRYAQDLIELIRRVEQRRSALLCAGKIAVGVAAYPARHPESPTEEHDVEVLLAKQRSGADFAITQVFFETRHYADLLTRARRAGVTIPIIPGVMPLTSLRRLNRLGQLTGVEPAPELMAKLAAADSDLERLHIGVDATVDLANAALDAGAPGIHIYTFNEHQSALEVLDKLALPRRSRPGSQHSRRESIARSLLAS; translated from the coding sequence ATGTCACCACCAAGCCTGATTGACGCACACCCGAACCTCTCCGAAGCCGCTCCCGTGGCGCTTTCCTATGAGCTGTTCCCGCCCCGTTCGCCTGCAGCAGCGGAAACGCTCTGGACCACCATTCGCGAACTGGAAACCACTGAGCCGGACTATGTCTCCGTAACCTATGGCGCCAGCGGCTCCAACCGGGACACCGCCGTCGAACTCATCAACCGGCTCCTGCTGGAGACCACGCTGCGGCCGCTGGCCCACCTGACCTGCGTGGGCAACAGCCCGCAGGAACTCGCCACCATCGTGGGCGAACTGCTGGACACCGGCGTACGCGGCATCCTTGCCCTGCGCGGAGACCTTCCCAAGGAAGCCAGCGCGCCCGCTGCCGGATCCCTCCGGTACGCCCAGGACCTGATCGAACTCATCCGCCGCGTGGAGCAGCGCCGTTCGGCCCTGCTTTGTGCCGGCAAGATCGCAGTCGGGGTGGCAGCGTATCCCGCCCGGCACCCGGAATCGCCCACGGAGGAGCACGATGTGGAGGTGCTGCTGGCCAAGCAGCGTTCCGGTGCCGACTTCGCCATTACGCAGGTGTTTTTCGAAACCAGGCACTACGCTGACCTGCTCACCAGGGCGCGGCGCGCCGGCGTGACCATCCCCATCATCCCCGGAGTCATGCCGCTCACCAGCCTCCGCCGGCTCAACCGCCTGGGACAGCTCACCGGCGTGGAGCCCGCGCCGGAACTGATGGCCAAGCTGGCCGCCGCCGATTCCGACCTGGAGCGGCTCCATATCGGAGTCGATGCCACGGTGGACCTGGCCAACGCTGCCCTGGACGCCGGTGCCCCCGGCATCCACATTTACACCTTCAACGAGCACCAAAGCGCGCTGGAAGTGCTGGACAAGCTCGCCCTTCCGCGCCGCAGCCGTCCCGGCAGCCAGCACAGCCGGCGGGAATCAATCGCCCGCAGCCTCCTCGCCAGCTGA